From the Primulina tabacum isolate GXHZ01 chromosome 3, ASM2559414v2, whole genome shotgun sequence genome, one window contains:
- the LOC142539363 gene encoding putative LRR receptor-like serine/threonine-protein kinase RKF3 — protein MGRLICCVVFMVLILQVFITLGSASTVCPMDFGTLKRLARGEKLLSVDPSSECQYIRQGLRLVQSEYLRRSNSFLPPLDSAESCWDSYDSLVDDYMPNYNIRERCGFQTAWIARGCMNITTRDRFENVVPQAALMDVVRSCSQSLLNNSPCATCTTALSSLQASYLSGPTDGNVSDCTAYPFIYAAAFANQFGPTDQGTAKCLFNLDFTSSNSSGRTRVIVIAVVTAFCGLVLILGFSGFWFLRRKKERGSRQKWKNMRNSGDVRFGLDSISASTNLIRFTFDEIKAATNNFSRANIIGKGGYGNVYKGVLPDGTEVALKRFKNCSAAGDSIFTHEVEVIASVRHVNLVALRGYCTATTPMEGHQRIIVCDLMKNGSVHDHLFSLLGTKLSWPIRQKIALGTARGLAYLHCGAQPAIIHRDIKASNILLDEKFEPKVADFGLAKFTPEGMTHLSTRVAGTMGYVAPEYALYGQLTERSDVYSFGVVLLELISGKKALMAINDGQPTLLSDWAWSLIRKGRAMSIAEENMPDLGPPDIVETYVLVAVLCSHPQLYARPTMNQVVKMLDMDVPIPSIPERPISLIANIDDIERSVSSSGSGQLSTPAGYQTYTLEEEHHVKEREKNEHSVDR, from the coding sequence ATGGGTCGTTTGATTTGTTGTGTTGTGTTTATGGTGTTGATTTTACAAGTATTCATTACTCTCGGCAGTGCTTCGACTGTATGTCCCATGGATTTCGGCACTCTGAAGCGGCTGGCGCGGGGCGAGAAGCTTCTGAGCGTTGATCCCAGTTCCGAGTGCCAGTATATCCGGCAAGGGCTCCGACTCGTCCAATCAGAGTATCTCCGTCGCAGCAACTCGTTCCTCCCTCCCCTCGATTCGGCCGAGTCGTGCTGGGACTCGTACGATTCGCTGGTCGACGACTATATGCCTAATTACAACATTCGCGAGCGCTGCGGCTTTCAAACGGCATGGATCGCTCGCGGATGCATGAACATCACCACCCGCGACAGATTTGAGAATGTCGTCCCGCAAGCCGCGCTGATGGACGTAGTCAGGTCGTGTAGTCAATCGCTGCTCAACAACTCCCCTTGCGCTACGTGCACCACCGCGCTTTCTAGTCTTCAGGCATCTTATCTCTCAGGGCCTACGGATGGGAATGTCTCCGATTGCACGGCATATCCGTTTATCTACGCCGCAGCTTTTGCTAATCAGTTCGGGCCTACTGACCAAGGTACGGCAAAGTGTTTGTTTAATCTCGACTTTACATCTTCTAATTCGAGTGGTAGGACGAGAGTGATCGTGATTGCTGTTGTGACGGCGTTTTGTGGACTCGTATTGATTCTTGGTTTTTCTGGGTTTTGGTTTTTGAGGAGGAAAAAGGAAAGAGGTTCGAGGCAAAAGTGGAAGAATATGAGAAATTCTGGTGATGTGCGTTTTGGATTGGATTCCATCAGTGCGAGCACTAATTTGATTAGGTTTACATTTGATGAAATTAAGGCCGCAACAAACAATTTCTCCAGGGCGAATATAATTGGGAAAGGAGGTTATGGAAATGTTTACAAAGGTGTGTTACCAGATGGCACTGAAGTGGCATTGAAGAGGTTCAAGAATTGCTCCGCTGCTGGAGATTCAATTTTTACGCACGAGGTAGAAGTCATCGCTAGTGTCAGGCATGTAAACTTGGTGGCTTTGAGAGGGTACTGTACTGCCACGACTCCAATGGAAGGGCACCAAAGAATAATTGTGTGTGATTTGATGAAAAACGGCAGCGTTCATGATCATTTGTTTTCATTATTGGGTACGAAGTTGAGTTGGCCTATACGCCAGAAGATTGCGCTTGGTACAGCTAGGGGCTTGGCCTACTTGCATTGTGGAGCACAACCTGCTATTATTCACAGGGACATCAAAGCTAGTAACATACTCTTGGATGAGAAGTTCGAGCCCAAGGTTGCGGATTTTGGATTGGCAAAGTTTACTCCAGAGGGAATGACTCACCTGAGTACTAGAGTCGCAGGTACAATGGGATACGTTGCACCTGAGTATGCATTATATGGACAGTTGACAGAGCGGAGCGACGTTTATAGCTTCGGGGTCGTACTCCTTGAATTGATAAGCGGGAAAAAAGCACTCATGGCGATTAATGATGGACAACCTACTCTTTTGTCTGATTGGGCTTGGTCCTTGATTAGAAAAGGAAGAGCAATGTCTATTGCCGAAGAGAATATGCCTGATTTGGGTCCTCCAGACATTGTGGAGACCTATGTTTTGGTGGCTGTTCTTTGTTCACATCCACAGTTGTATGCCAGGCCGACAATGAACCAGGTCGTTAAGATGCTGGACATGGATGTTCCGATACCTTCCATACCCGAAAGACCAATATCTTTGATTGCAAATATTGATGACATCGAGAGGTCGGTGAGCAGTAGTGGATCCGGGCAATTGTCCACCCCTGCTGGTTATCAGACTTACACACTTGAGGAAGAGCATCATGTGAAAGAGAGGGAGAAGAATGAGCACTCTGTTGATAGGTGA